CACATGCAGTATTGCAACCGTGAAAGCCAAGATTAACGTCACTGACACGCGATGCGGTGTGAAAGTAGATGGCGAGTTTAGCTCTGTGCTTATGACGCCTCGgtcctccttcctctggTAATTCGTTTTCTTCACGCTTCAAGTTGGACACTAGCTGCGTACAGTTCTGTCCACGGGGCTGGTATGCGTGGTCTACTAAGGAATAAAGTGAGCTATGATTAAGTATCTCCGGTGTCCGTTGAGCAGCTTGCCAACCGGCTTGCATGTGTCAACTCCCTAGTGAGATGGGCCATCCGAGGCTAAGCAACCATCTATATTCCAGTAAGATGTACGATATGATTGTCCCCTAGTTGGCCTTAAACCATTCCGGTGCGAGGTGCACGACACAAAGGATGCAGTGATTGAAATGACATAAATTTAGTAGCAATTTTATGCTCTACCCGGTCGCAGCTTAACTCCATGAACGCTTTCCACATGATTCCTGAAATGATCTAAGTGCTTCAgcttcaccccctcctccttgcaCTTAGGATGCTCGCAGAAGATTAGATTCTCACGCTCAATTTCTTTCATTCCCCCTAAATGCTCGCGGTCGAAATGGTCGTTTATTACGGCTGTTCGGCAGTACGGAAAAGTCCTCTCCTCGTATGACTGCCTCTAGTCTCCAATGCAGCGAGGAGATTGAGTCTTTTCTATAAGAAGGGGGGAATAGGTCCGGGCCGGGAGACTTCTCTTTTATGTTAGCCTATACCCTCTGCGGAATACGCTTCCGTTTTACTATCTCTAGCTTATTATTCAGGGCGGTTATAAGCTCGGAGGATCGGATACGTAACTGGAGAAGCTCCTCGCTACTTAGGCCCTCCGGCTGGTTAATAAGGATTTCGACTAACTCGGCCCGTTCCGTAATGTGGAGCTTAATGGCAGTACGGTATATTTTACCTcggcctcttcttccgcctCGCCGCTAACTATCTTTTGATATCCTAGGTTGGGCTGTTTTGGAAGTAGTACTTGCGGTATCTGatatttatatttttctTTCGCTACCTTTCTTTATTCTTAATTAGTCGACTGAGGTCTCGGATTTCGTTCTCGTTATTACGTCCTTAGATTCGGTATCAAACGCCCTTTAGCTCTGCGTGCTAGCGTACTAGATTAAGACCGTCCCATCTCATTAGCCATCCTATGGATGGGAACCCCCAGTCTTTCGTCGCGTGTGTTACAAGGTAACGCCTGATGCAGACTGTAGCTAGGCTGAAGTTCGCATCCAATGCATTGAGAATTCCAAAGCTGTTCCGGCAAAAAAGGTGTTCGGATGTAAAAGGAACTTGCGCACTGTTTGGTGAATGATTTGGACCACTTCTTTCCCTGCAAAAGTATGTTAGTAGGGCTTTCTAAGCGCAGTATGTCATCCTGTCATACAGAGTAATTCCAACAACTGGGAGCATCGTACTCACCCCCTTGCTCTTTGATTTCTAAGAAGTTTCCTGCGCAGGAAAGGACACAATGCTCAGTGGCAATTCTCTTTCTAAAAGATCCTTTTGAGGGCAAAAACACGGCTTCGAGGTCATCTGGAATTATAAGAACATGCAAGAGTTCCTGGACACCCAATGGCCGCCTGCTAAATAACACAAGCTGGAACATCCTTTTGCGGACGGGTCTGTTTCTAGGGCTCAGGGGATGCAAAAGGGTATCGCTCCACAATGAGTTTTGGCATCCAAGAAAGAAGCGTGGTCCATCCGCTCCATCAATGGTCTGGTCAAGCTGTCTCTGTACCTGACATCCCAGCTATCCTACCTTTCATGAACCCAGGGTGCCACAATACCTATTCTCAGCCCAAATTAATACTGGGGACAGTCCTTACCAAGTTAATTCCTGCCTCAATCTCACGCTGCCGCTTCTGCGAGAGGGCTGCAGGTTTGTCCGCCACAGGCCACTGCTCCAGGAGAGCCTTGACCGCAGCCGCAGCTCTGGGGGTTGCCATGTCTTGGTCTTGTGACTGTCTGCGTAATAGCAGACGGTATGCCAATTCCTCCTCGCTGCAACCGAGCTCAGCACATGATGTCTTGGTAGGATTTCAGGGTCCGCGGCACAGGCATGACAGAGAGGGTCATCTTGCAAACGATGTTTATGGCGATACTCCGGTGGACATAGATTGTCTTGAGTCGGGCCGGGGGAGCGGTAGCTACGTCCACGTCCCGGCTGACGGCCATGTGTTGTAGGCTCCTGAGGTATTCTGCTGCCTTGTTGCGTAAATGGTTCCTCCCATGCTCACTTTCAGTTGCAGAGCAGAAGATTGTGCATATCCCTGCTAAGATGGTCGCATACAATCAGCCCGAATGTTTGGCTGAAAGCGCGTATTTGTTGAAGAACCATGTTCATGTCGGTATGCCATGGCTGAGGATATGTGTCCTCGTGGGCATCAACGGTGATGGGATACGGTGTGCTCGGATTCGAGTTCTGATAGCCAAAGCAGATGTGCAGTCGAAACAACGACAAGTGTCCAAAATAGGCGTAGATGGCAGACAATGTCAGTTCTGAAGTGCGGCGGGCTTTGCTTTTTCCTCTGTTAGAGGATTGTGGAGGGAAGGTGGCCAATCACAATGTGCTGCATTTTGGACATGGCAGCAACAGATCAATACATATTGACATCCTGGCACTTGACAGCAGAAGGATGGGCCTTCCACAGAAGAGACAGCAATACTCTATACCGAATGGCCCATCCTCATTGAACAACAGACCCTCGTGCTAACCAAAAGCAAGGCTGGCAACAAAGCAAATTGATTCAAAGCATATCAAATACAAGTCAAATCAAATAGGCCGAAAAAGGGCTCAAATCGATATTTTCCCATATTTAATTTGCTTCAAGCATATTTAACTACGCCTCACCCCATACTGGTTCATCACATCACCCACCAATAGCCATacacaaccctaaccctgaaaTTGTGCGCCGCTACACcactcctcaccacccccctcaccaccaccctcaccagtGCCTTAGGACCCTATAATGTGTGGTAGCCGGGCCCGTTCAAATATGTTCAAAAGAAATCAAATACTAATCAAATAtgaccttttccatctcAAATCAAATCAAATCAAATCAAGTCAGGGCCATATCTAATTTGATTTACTTTGTTGCCAGCTTTGACCAAAAGGCCACCAGGCACGACGCAAGAGGTTTGTTGGATACCTGAATAACAATTAACACAGCTCTTAACAGAAACAGGACCATCCGAGGCAGTGAGAGTCCCTTCCTCCACAGATTGCGTAACTTTCGCGAAAAGCCACTTCCTGCCTCTTTCGATGATGTCTAAAATCAACAGTCATTAGTAATATGGTCGTCTCGAAATGAGTCACGTGCCGGAGTGGCGGACTCGCCAAGGGTAACGATCCCCACCTGTTGAAGCCCCACATTCAGATAAACTGCTTATCAACCAGCGCGCGGGGCAATTTTCTGTCAAAATTCTTGAGAAAGCAGCGCCCCGCCAGCAGTCCCCAGTTCGCCGTCTTGCTGTGCAAGTCCCACCATATCTATAACTGCACTCTCTTCAGGAGGTACACCTTTTTCGAATACACAACAAACCCAATACCCAGAGAGACACAGATAAACACGGAAATCATGGATCTCGACACTCCCATGGGTATGGCCCCGATGCTGGGCACAGCGCGCACTGGCGCAACCATCTTGTGCTGCAACTGCGGCTCTCCCATTGATGGCACCTCTTCCGCCGGTGCCATGTGCTACGACTGGTAAGTTTTCCTTTGAATTGCTAGTCATGGCGCCTGGACTGATAAAATTGTCTCCAGTATCAAATTGACAGTCGACATCTCGAAAACCATCCCCCGCGAAGCCCATATCCAGTTCTGCCGTGACTGCGACCGATGGCTGATGCCCCCCAACACCTGGGTCAATGCTGCGCCCGAATCCAAAGAGTTGCTGGCTTTGTGTTTGAAGAGGTTACGAAATATCACCAAGGTCCGCATTGTCAACGCAGAGTTCATCTGGACGGAACCACATTCGCGAAGAATCAAGGTCAAGATCACAATTCAGGACTCAGTGGCTGATGGCGTCCTCATGCAACAAAGTTTCGAGGTGGTCTACGTCGTGGGTACACAGCAGTGTAAGGACTGCGCCAAGTCGTACACAGCCAACGTTTGGAGAGCGTCAGTACAAGTCCGCCAAAAGGTGCCCCACAAGAGGacctttttgcttttggagCAGCTTATCCTCAAGCACCAAGCGCATCGGGACACGATCAACAtcaaggaagaaaagggcgGTATCGACTTTTACTTTGCTCACAGAAATCAGGCCGAAGCCTTCCTTTCTTTCCTCAAATCAGTCATTCCCATTTTTGTCAAGGACTCGAGGCAACTTATTTCGCAAGACAACCACACAGGCGACAAGTCATACAAGTTCAACTACTCCGTCGAGATTGTCCCCATTTGCAGAGATGATTTGGTGGCCCTGCCACTCAAGTTGGCCCGGTCGATTGGCAACATTACGCCCCTTGTCCTCTGCCACAGGATAGGAACGTCCGTCAACCTTCTCGACCCCAACACTCTTCAGACAGCTGAAATCAGCTCCGACGTCTTCTGGCGCGCACCATTCCAGCCTCTTGCCGGTACACCCGACTTGGTCGAGTTCATTGTCATGGACGTCGAACCAACAAACGTCCGCAAGGGCAAGTGGGTTCTGTCAGAAGTGCAAGTTGCCCGCGCCGCCGATCTCGGTGTAAACGACCACACCTATTTCACCAGAACTCATCTGGGCAACCTGTTGCATGCTGGAGACTCGGTCCTTGGTTATATGCTCTCGGGAACAAACTTCAACTCTTCTGCTCTGGACGCCATTGAGAACTCTCGTGCGTTCGGGTCGACGATTCCAGATGTCATTCTGGTCAAGAAGCACTACCCCAACAGGCGCAAGAACAGGAAGCGCAACTGGAAGCTCAAGCGCATGGCCAAGGATGAGGGCGAGTTGCTGCCCAAGGCGGCCGATcaggagaagatggaggccGAGTACGAGATGTTCTTgcgggatgtggaggaggatgaggagttgCGGGCCGCGTTGGCGTTGTacaagaacaccaagaagaagcagcaggatGCGGACGCGATGAGCATTGCTGAGACGGAGATGACGGGTGTTGACGATGGGCCGAGGATCAATATGGATGAGCTGCTGGATGATTTTGATGAGTTGGGCATTCATGATGAGTAGGGGATTAGGCTGTGAAGTTTCATGGGGTGAATGGGTTGGAGTGGGAAAATATACCATTTTTGCTTTGTTTGATGAGAACTTCTTTGATACTTTGCTGTGTTCCTTCTGTGTATTGTGAGTATCGATAAATACATGCTGCATATTTGTTGCATGACGGAACTATCTTTCCTCTTTATCCACCGTAAACCGCAACCATTCAATGCTCATCCCCACAACACCCACAAACTAGCTTTCTCCACGATCCCCCTTcccgctcttcttctctcttggGCGGTCTGTCCATCCTCCGATCATCACCCCTCGATCTAGACTTGGCTCTCTCCCGCCTGTGACTCTGTTGATGAGTTTGTGACGACTGAGATTGAGACTGAGGCGAGAGTCGAGTCACGGGGACGATCTCAAAGTCGGGGGTCATGtcccttttctttcctaGGCACAGATTATCGATCAGGTCCTCACGAGGAGAGGAGTTGGGTTTTCcggttttggtgatggttgggtcGTGTGGAGGGCTGTTGAGCTGTTTaggtttggtgatgggtaGATttgggggagtgggtgagcgatgggttggaggtgctgggggCGCAGGGTTGGGATGAGGCAGACGAGGATGGGTGTCTTTGCGCTGGACGTGatggctgtggctggcggTTGAGTCGGATGTGCGccggggacgggggaggttTAGCGGGGCGGGGATGATGTCGGTCACGCTGATGCGCGCAGAGGGTTTGCGGCTGGGTGTGGTTGGagcagtggtggtgtccATTTTTGGGATGATGCCGTTGCTGTAGGGGGTGCTAGGGCAGACGAAAGATGGGGTGTTACgggaggtgggatgggattCTGGGTACCAGGTGCGGGTGCGGTAGGATGATGTTTTGGTACACTCCGTAACGGTGTAGTCGTGCATGTCGTGGTTGTTTGGAGTGAAGTCCCAGTTTGGTTTGTTCGGTGTaaggggggaggacggcGGAAACGCGAGATGAGGTGCCAAAATCGGAGAAGTTGCCCTGGAACTTAATGATCGTGGTCGGGGATGAGCCAAAGGTAGTGAGTATTGCCGCTCAACGATGGGGGGGTATTTCCTGCCTCGTGAGCCGGGACCCGGATCCGACCCGCTGCCATGAAAAGAGGGTATTCTGAGAGGCGAGGATAAATTCAATCTAGAGTGACGCCGAACATAAAGCGGGCCTGGGGGTGGACTGCCTCGAAACCCCTGATTGTCGATCCCTCCGTGATATATCTCCTTGCTGCAACTCAGTGTTGGTGTTCTCGATGAAACACTGTCGAACGTGTGGTCGCGACTGGTGCTGCTTCCTCTTGATTTGCGGGTGGATGTACTCTCGCTCTCACTGCCGTATCCCAAGCCGGCTTGTCCTGTAGCTGCATAAGAGCCTGTGGCAGCAGAAGCATTGACCGGAAGGCAGACCGAGATGAATGTGGACAAGTTCAAGCCATCCCGCACTGCTTCCACACACCTCGCGAACGCAGGCTCAACGCTGATGACGGGCTCCTCTTTCCATATACGCAAGTGCTTCCAGTCCTTTTGGTATCGGTGCATGAGAAGGGATTCGACGGGATATCCCCTGGGAAAAGCTTTGTCTTCGTCTAGAAGCCGCTTGATGTAGCCTTGGAGCTCCGCTGCCTCTTCGCGAGAGAGTCCCAGCTTGCGAATTGCTGATTCCACGCTCTGATGATACCCAGTGTCGGGGCCATCTGGATTCGAGAAACCCATCTTGTCGCAACGTTATTCGAAATGACAGCACCTGGAAACCATAAGAACGAGCATTTGACATACGAGAAGGCCAGAATTATAGATGTCCTGAGAGCAAGTATCGGCACATTTTGCTATGCAGCACCACAAAGCCTTGTTGATCCAATCACTATACGAATTGAGGTGTTGGGTGCTAGTAAAGGGTATACGCACATGCAAAAGAGATGCCGAACAATAAAAAGGGGGCTTCAACGATCAAAAGATCTTGCTGAGCACTCTTTGCACATGCTCTGGCTGGTCCTCCTGCTTCGTCTTCTTTGCCAGCGGTACCTGTGCAaacgtcctcctcttcttttgagAAACCCCTTCTTGGACCGCACTGCCGCCTCCAtattccttcttctcgtcttCTGTGGCCTTTTTCCGCTTGGCCGCAGCCTTTGCTTCCATGCCCTGCAACACCTTTGCCCTCTCCACGTTCCGCACAAactccttgttctccttggTGGATTTGCTGATTTCGGCGCGCATTCTGCTGGCTCGTTCGGCGTTCTCGGCGGCGATTTGCTCTGTGAGATGGTGCCTGTTGGCTGTCAGTATGGAGTTCCAAGATAatcagagagagagagagggggggggggaggggtgtggggTCCCACCATTTGAAACCATTCAAATATTTCATGGCCCACACATCATCTCTGTACCAACTCGACTTCTTCCCACCAATTGTTTGCGCATTCAAGAGATCGACCACCTTTTtagcatccttcttcttgataaACTCGACCCATCCCTCGCCGTAGGACCGCTTCTTGTTACCTCCGGCGTGGACGCGGCGCGCGTGGACTGCTGGATCCTCGGGGGCGAGGAATATCCTGTTGATTTGGCCGTATGGTTCGAGAAGTGATCGTAGCTTCTGGGGCTTCATGAATGGCGGTACGCGCGATAGGTAGATAACACCTGACTTTTTGATGGCAGCTTCGGAGACAACAAGGTTCTTCTTGAGCAGTGAATTCTTGACGCCGGGCAGTTCGACCTTTGTCTTCTtcggtttcttttcttgggAGTCTTTTCCTTCCTCTGCCTCGTCGCCGGACTCTTGGGGTTCTGAGTCGAGCTTTGCgccaccatcctcgtcctGGTCTTGGTATCGCTCGTCGTCGGTAATGTCTTCAGCCTCGCTATCCTCGTCGTTTACTCTTCTGCGCTTCGCGCTGGGGCCACCCTTTTGGAAATCATCCTCCGAATCATAATCGCGGCCGACATCTTCGTCACTATCGCCGGCGTCGAGAAAAGCGTTTCTTTTGTCAGACATTGTTGTGGGTGGCAGTCGGTGAACTTTTTGAGCTTTGGATCTGGGAAAACAGCTTTAGTTGGCTGTCGATTAAGTAGATTGGCTGAACCTTTAGTTGCTGTTCCAAAATTTCTGGAGACTGCCATTGGCCTGTGCACTGCCAAGTTTCCAGCATTGTAGCTCCCGAGACTCATGCTTGGATCAATCAGGCCAGATAGAGGCCTTGGAAATAGTTCAAGTCATCTTTACGGTATAGAAAGATCTAATAGAATAATCCCGGCTGTCCGTATACTTTCGCGATATCTGGTAATGGAAAGCGCCGCATACGCATCTGGGCAAGATACTTGATGGCAGACACAAGGGTGCATCCTTGGCTACCCACTGTTATCTTATCTGTTATCAGTGCCGCGGGAGCTTACTGGAAGCTGGACGTCGTTGGAGGGGCAGAGGGGCAGAGGGGCAAACAACAGGCCGCCTTAAGCTTAGAAAGGGATGACGGCGCATCGCAGCTCCTCGCCAATGTGTCACCACTTGATATTCGAGCCCGGGTGATACCGCGCTCTTGTTTTCTACCCCTACACTTaacatcttcaaccactCACTCAGCCATCGTTACCTCCCGTCGCCATGTCTGTCgaggtcatcaccaccatctcccccaccaccgaggAACCCATCCTCACGCGCAACGGCATCTCCACTGAGGAGCTCGACCAGATTCCCGACATTGCCACCCAGGCGTTCAAGGCATGGCGCACAACGAAGCTGGCTGACCGCCagatcatcatcaagaaggcccTCAAGATCCTCGCCGACAGGCAGGATGAGCTTGCCAACGAGCTCACCGTCCAGATGGGACGTCCCATCGCCTACACGGCCAAGGAGGTAGCCACCGCCGTCAAGCGGTCCGAATATCTGCTCAAGATCAGCGACGACGTGCTCCAGGACACGccgggcgaggaggagaagggtttCAAGAGATTTATCCGCAAAGTACCTGTTGGCCCAGTGCTTATCATCTTTGCGTGGAATGTATGCGCCTATCTGCTCCTTGTAGACCACGAGACAACGTACTAATCACAAACTTGACACTGATAGTATCCGTATCTGATCCTCGTCAACGCCCTGATCCCCGCGTTGCTTGCCGGAAACTCGGTCATCCTCAAGCcgtccccccaaaccccgaCCGTTGCGGAACAAGTGGGCAGGGCCTTCCAGGAAGCCGGCTTGCCTGATGGCGTCATCCAATATTTCCACTCAGGATCGCCCACCATCATCGAGTCTATCGTTCGTAACCCCAAGATCGCGCTCGTCTGCTTTACTGGGTCGGTCGCCGGTGGTCTTGCTGTCCAGAGCGCCGCCTCGGACAGGGTGGTCAATGTTTGTCTGGAGCTTGGTGGAAAGGATCCGGCCTATGTCCGTGGTGATGTAGACATTGCTTGGGCTGCTGAAGAAATCGTGGACGGAGCCGTCTTCAACTCTGGTCAGAGCTGCTGCTCAATAGAGCGTGTGTATGTGGACGAGAAGATCCACGACCAGTTTGTTGAAGCCATTCAAAAAGTTCTGAAGGGCTACAAGCTGGGAGACCCCTTGGATAAGGCCACTCACCTGGGCCCTGTCGTTTCAAAAAGGTCAAAGGAGACCATCGAGGCCCACATTCAAGACGCGTTGGACAAGGGCGCCGAGAACCTCACACCCGATAACGAGACATTCAAGGACCTTCCTCCCAAGGGCAACTTTGTCGTGCCAACGCTCCTCACCAAGGTTGATCACACAATGAAGGTCATGAAAGATGAGACTTTCGGGCCCGTGATCCCCGTTATGAAGGTAAAGAGCGACGAGGAAGCGGTGGAGCTAATGAACGACAGCGAGTTTGGTCTCACTGCCAGCATATGGACCAAGGACACAGATAAGGGATATGAGCTATGCGAGCAGGTTGAAGCGGGAACCGTTTTCGTCAACCGTTGTGATTTCCCAAGCCCTGTAAGTCAGAATGCCCCGTGTGGTGTGAATGCCACTGACTGAGAGATATGCAGGACCTGGCCTGGACTGGATGGAAGAACTCCGGGAAGGGTCAAACATTGAGCAAATATGGTTTTGATCAATTCGTCAAGCTGAAGAGCTATCATTTGAAGGACTACCCCAAATAGAGGCTTGGGGGTGCCCTTGATCTGCAGCAGGCAACCGGAACCAATCTAGGGAGGGCTTCAGCAAGGGCGTTGCTACGGCGCGTCCACGAGGCATTCGGAGACATGAAAGTTTGACATTATTCAGCGGCAGGCAAAGCAAATCGATTTCTATTCATTTCTTCAAAGCTCTGCAAGAACAAACTGGCGGCTTGTCTCGGGGGACAATTTCCAACCTGTTGTCAGCATTCCATCACTGGGGAAAGGAGGTGCGGAAACGGCATGAGGCTTTCTCGCTTAAACCCCCCGTCTTACATTCCAAGacagtcttcttctccctctctgcAGTTCTCTGCGAGGGGCCATCATGAGTCGTGATTCGTCCTGCATATCTCGCCACTGCCTGACGGGGCAGCTGGTTGCGAGACGTGCCTTTCAGGAACACGTTCCAGCAGTTTGGAACAAGGTCGATCTGATGCGGCAGAAGCATCGTGTTCTTTTATAAGCCTGTCCCAGCtgtcttctgcttcttctcgctTCCCAGCCTCTTTTCTTTGACGAAGACGGCACAGATTCGTTGTCTGGACGTTGCCACCGGCCTTGTCGGATTCTATACTTGCTCACCTGCCAGTCCCCATGACACTCCTTTGTCTTTGTATTTCTTGATCTTTGTCTGCTCTAGACACCACACTCGCTTCTCACTGGCTTACCGAGGAACTGGTTCGGTTCCGCTTCACTTGTTCTCCCACGTCATTCGTTCGAATTCGCATCATACACGGCCTCGCTCTTGTTCTTAATACTTTCCGGATCCGTCAGGAACTTTTCGGCCCTACCTCTGTCCCCGTATTATTATTCTTCCAACCATCTAATCTGTCTCCTCGGAGACCTGTCGTCTGATTTTAACATCACAGActtttctcctccaacactcGAGTATATCTCACACGTTAATCTCTTTCGGCATTTTCACTTCAGCAATTCGTCTCGTTTATCTGTCTGATCCAAAAGCAATCGTTGGATATTTATCTCAGGAAAATGTATCTCTGTTCGGAAATGAAGAGGTTATACACCTCTTTTCAGGAGATGATCACCTCTCGGAAAATGGCACTCAGGAGAAATGGTAGGGAGGGCTCAAAACGCCCGTTGGTGATTGTGAGTATCATTCGTCATCCACTCATCGCATCATTTACTAACAGAGGACACAGTCAGCACCATACAACTTTGAACAGATCCCAGTCACGCTACCAGGTCTCACGCCAGAAGAGTATGCTCTCTCTCCATTAGTCCAATCTTTCGCTTCCATTGCTAACATCCTTTTCAGAATTCTGGTCCTCCGTGAGAAGGCCGCAGCCACCAGACTAGGAATCCACGCCgactcaccaccatcaataGCGACCTACTCTGTGTCT
This window of the Podospora pseudoanserina strain CBS 124.78 chromosome 3, whole genome shotgun sequence genome carries:
- a CDS encoding hypothetical protein (EggNog:ENOG503PYKE); the protein is MGFSNPDGPDTGYHQSVESAIRKLGLSREEAAELQGYIKRLLDEDKAFPRGYPVESLLMHRYQKDWKHLRIWKEEPVISVEPAFARCVEAVRDGLNLSTFISVCLPVNASAATGSYAATGQAGLGYGSESESTSTRKSRGSSTSRDHTFDSVSSRTPTLSCSKEIYHGGIDNQGFRGSPPPGPLYVRRHSRLNLSSPLRIPSFHGSGSDPGPGSRGRKYPPIVERQYSLPLAHPRPRSLSSRATSPILAPHLAFPPSSPLTPNKPNWDFTPNNHDMHDYTVTECTKTSSYRTRTWYPESHPTSRNTPSFVCPSTPYSNGIIPKMDTTTAPTTPSRKPSARISVTDIIPAPLNLPRPRRTSDSTASHSHHVQRKDTHPRLPHPNPAPPAPPTHRSPTPPNLPITKPKQLNSPPHDPTITKTGKPNSSPREDLIDNLCLGKKRDMTPDFEIVPVTRLSPQSQSQSSQTHQQSHRRERAKSRSRGDDRRMDRPPKREEEREGGSWRKLVCGCCGDEH
- the NMD3 gene encoding ribosome-binding protein (BUSCO:EOG09262CA4; EggNog:ENOG503NTWS; COG:J) translates to MDLDTPMGMAPMLGTARTGATILCCNCGSPIDGTSSAGAMCYDCIKLTVDISKTIPREAHIQFCRDCDRWLMPPNTWVNAAPESKELLALCLKRLRNITKVRIVNAEFIWTEPHSRRIKVKITIQDSVADGVLMQQSFEVVYVVGTQQCKDCAKSYTANVWRASVQVRQKVPHKRTFLLLEQLILKHQAHRDTINIKEEKGGIDFYFAHRNQAEAFLSFLKSVIPIFVKDSRQLISQDNHTGDKSYKFNYSVEIVPICRDDLVALPLKLARSIGNITPLVLCHRIGTSVNLLDPNTLQTAEISSDVFWRAPFQPLAGTPDLVEFIVMDVEPTNVRKGKWVLSEVQVARAADLGVNDHTYFTRTHLGNLLHAGDSVLGYMLSGTNFNSSALDAIENSRAFGSTIPDVILVKKHYPNRRKNRKRNWKLKRMAKDEGELLPKAADQEKMEAEYEMFLRDVEEDEELRAALALYKNTKKKQQDADAMSIAETEMTGVDDGPRINMDELLDDFDELGIHDE
- the ESF2 gene encoding RNA-binding ATPase activator esf2 (EggNog:ENOG503NZ3E; COG:A), which gives rise to MSDKRNAFLDAGDSDEDVGRDYDSEDDFQKGGPSAKRRRVNDEDSEAEDITDDERYQDQDEDGGAKLDSEPQESGDEAEEGKDSQEKKPKKTKVELPGVKNSLLKKNLVVSEAAIKKSGVIYLSRVPPFMKPQKLRSLLEPYGQINRIFLAPEDPAVHARRVHAGGNKKRSYGEGWVEFIKKKDAKKVVDLLNAQTIGGKKSSWYRDDVWAMKYLNGFKWHHLTEQIAAENAERASRMRAEISKSTKENKEFVRNVERAKVLQGMEAKAAAKRKKATEDEKKEYGGGSAVQEGVSQKKRRTFAQVPLAKKTKQEDQPEHVQRVLSKIF
- a CDS encoding hypothetical protein (COG:C; EggNog:ENOG503NUPB); this encodes MSVEVITTISPTTEEPILTRNGISTEELDQIPDIATQAFKAWRTTKLADRQIIIKKALKILADRQDELANELTVQMGRPIAYTAKEVATAVKRSEYLLKISDDVLQDTPGEEEKGFKRFIRKVPVGPVLIIFAWNYPYLILVNALIPALLAGNSVILKPSPQTPTVAEQVGRAFQEAGLPDGVIQYFHSGSPTIIESIVRNPKIALVCFTGSVAGGLAVQSAASDRVVNVCLELGGKDPAYVRGDVDIAWAAEEIVDGAVFNSGQSCCSIERVYVDEKIHDQFVEAIQKVLKGYKLGDPLDKATHLGPVVSKRSKETIEAHIQDALDKGAENLTPDNETFKDLPPKGNFVVPTLLTKVDHTMKVMKDETFGPVIPVMKVKSDEEAVELMNDSEFGLTASIWTKDTDKGYELCEQVEAGTVFVNRCDFPSPDLAWTGWKNSGKGQTLSKYGFDQFVKLKSYHLKDYPK